Proteins from a single region of Aythya fuligula isolate bAytFul2 chromosome 3, bAytFul2.pri, whole genome shotgun sequence:
- the SCML4 gene encoding sex comb on midleg-like protein 4, giving the protein MQSPRIAGRKRGRPPLQPAPIKVAVHNLFSAPAGALPLVKIPKKRGRKPGHKLKSRVLMTPLAISPPRSTPEPDVSSIPQDAATIPNSAAPQALTVCIYVNKQASLGPYLDRKKVHQLPEHFGPERPSTVLQQAVQACIDCALQQKAVFSLIKPGYGGEMVPVSASFEGKQHLLSLLAVNSIGYVLRFLKKLCRSLLCDNLFSNQPFQQYSTAPGTPEVYENRRMEAVETVVPEDYLVDPVHMKRYSVDPADPAFSCTGSMYTTRQSPADGRAAGGSSSSCSHRPTQTSSGGSSSTGLRHQTSSPTRNGTYPEGNRSASSPSPEQDSARPSSKNPLTWTVDDVVWFVKDADPHALGPHVELFRKHEIDGNALLLLKSDMIMKYLGLKLGPALKLCYHIDKLKQTKF; this is encoded by the exons ATGCAGTCCCCGCGCATCGCGGGGAGGAAGCGAGGGCGGCCCCCGCTCCAGCCGGCGCCCATCAAGGTGGCTGTGCACAACCTCTTCTCCGCACCGGCCGGGGCTCTACCGCTCGTGAAGATCCCaaagaagagagggaggaagccCGGGCACAAG CTGAAGTCTCGTGTTCTGATGACTCCCTTAGCAATCTCTCCGCCGAGAAGCACGCCGGAGCCTGATGTTAGCTCGATCCCTCAGGACGCAGCGACCATCCCCAACTCAGCTGCCCCACAGGCTCTCACAG TCTGCATTTACGTCAACAAGCAAGCCAGTCTGGGGCCCTACCTCGACCGAAAAAAAGTGCACCAACTGCCAGAGCACTTTGGGCCCGAGAGGCCTTCCACggtcctgcagcaggctgtccaGGCTTGTATCGACTGCGCCCTCCAGCAGAAGGCTGTCTTCTCGCTCATCAAGCCGGGCTATGGAGGCGAGATGGTGCCAG TCTCAGCTTCTTTCGAGGGGAAGCAGCATCTCCTGAGCCTGCTGGCAGTGAACAGCATTGGGTATGTCCTGCGCTTCCTGAAGAAGCTCTGTCGCAGCCTCCTGTGTGACAACCTCTTCAGCAACCAGCCCTTCCAGCAGTACAGCACCGCACCAGGAACCCCGGAGGTGTACGAGAACAGACGGATGGAGGCAG TAGAAACGGTTGTACCTGAGGATTACCTGGTCGATCCCGTGCACATGAAGCGGTACAGCGTGGATCCTGCCGACCCTGCCTTCAGCTGCACGGGCTCCATGTACACCACGCGGCAGAGTCCTGCAGATGGACGTGCAGCTGGaggctcctcttcctcctgtaGCCACCGTCCCACCCAGACGTCTTCAGGGGGTTCCTCCTCCACTGGCCTGCGGCATCAGACCTCCAGCCCAACAAGGAACGGGACCTACcctgaaggaaacagaagtg CCTCAAGTCCTTCACCAGAACAAGACTCGGCTCGGCCATCAAGCAAGAATCCTTTGACCTGGACTGTGGATGATGTGGTTTGGTTCGTGAAGGACGCAGACCCTCATGCTTTAGGTCCCCACGTGGAGCTCTTCAGAAAACAC GAGATTGATGGCAATGCTTTGTTGCTGCTGAAAAGTGACATGATCATGAAGTACCTGGGGCTGAAACTGGGACCCGCGCTGAAACTGTGCTACCACATTGATAAGCTCAAGCAAACCAAGTTCTAA